A stretch of DNA from Aspergillus flavus chromosome 3, complete sequence:
GAGAGCGACGTCCAGTAATGCCATGTCATTATAAATTTCAGGTGCGGGTAACGATGCTGCAACAGGAGAGCGGGATATGGATTCTTGCATCGTGATGCAGATGGAAAATAGGCAAGCCAGTCTGTCGTAGTCGGAGGGGAAACTAGCGGTATGGGAAGGGCTCTCGTTGGCTAGGTGGAAGTTCGCCCGTAGGAGTTGAACGGCATCGTACAGGGACGGGTAAGACGCGAGGCCGTCCATATATAGCCGAGAGGAGAATGCCATGAGGGTCCGCATATCTTGGATGAATGATATCAGCCACAGACAGCGGACCTTCTGTGTATCCACTAATGCTGCTTTCGCTGCGTTTTGGAAAGATTGTTCAGATATTTCGGATATGTTGTTCGATGACTCGAACCAGGTTGGTTTTGACATTAAAGAAACTCTATTTGACGTGTTAGCTATGACATTACCATAGCAATATAGAAGCTTACAGATAGACGACAAGCTCCAGACGCCAATTATCGTGCAGTTTATCAATACCACCTCTTGCATCGATCATTCTTTGGAGGCCGGTGCGGTGCACCATCCACTCCTCTTCCGTCCCCCAATATCTCTGCACACGAGTCAGTATTGTGTCAATTTGAACCGGAAGACGGGAAGGGCACGCGGGTAAGCATTGCGATAGCATGGGTACATACCTCAAATGTTAAAAGCCGAATAACAGCAGCAAAGGCGTCGTTACTCAGCGATTTCTCTGGGTCGGCCATCCATGTAGAGAGTATGCGCACTGCCTCAGATTTATACTTCAACGCATCGGTGGAGCTTGTTCCTCTTGAAGGGTTCATCCCCGCGTAGAGATGAGCCAGATGAGCCGCTGAGTGGGCCATTATACCATAGAAAGAAGCAGCGTTGGAGAGGTCCAAAGGGAACCAAACATCTTTCATCGGGTTAAAGCTCGGAATAGCGACGTCTTCGAACATCATAGTCGCGTGAGTAATCAGCCCTAGCATTGAATTAGTCACTTTGGTACTTAAGCGTAAGCCCAATGGAACACACAGTGATGGAGCAATTTGTGATGGTTACTTGTCAATTGCACCGGGAACATCTCGAAGGGGTCAAGCCTGGAAGACGCTAGAGCGTGGTTGAGTCCGGTTAAGGCTTGTTCTGGCACACCCGGATACTGGGCCTTGATGTTGTCTTCGCCATAATCTGAATATCTAGTTTTTATACGAGTCGGACTGGGCTGGTGCAGCAGGAAGACATCCTCGGTACTATGATACTCGACTACTAGTTCAGAAGCGCCGTTTGGTTTGGGTTTACTATCCTCCACAGGACTTCTGTGAGGCAAGATTTTCCTCTGGGTTCGGTGATCTTCAGATTTTTGCTTGCGCCGTTGGCGCTGCCTCCAGTGCTCTCGCATGGCATGGCTGCGAGCTTCGGCTAAAGTGCCCTCGGTCACAAAGGCGAAGCGGGAACCGCCATCCTCAGCCCCTGAGGAGTGAGAAGGGGACCGTCCAGAGTGTGACGGTGAAGACTTCTGGTTTCGTGGACTCATAGCTTTTTAAGTGGTAGGATGATTTTTCCGGGCGCGAGTCATGCAAATATGTTTGTGGTCCTGCTGGACATGTTAGTGGCAATAGCTTCTGACGGAAGTAAATACTGGCGGATTAGTCACACATGGATCTGTCTTATTAACGACTCAATTCAAGCTATCCATCCTAAATCTGATGGTGTTAACAGGCACTACAAGAGTATGCACAACTGGTTCTCATGATGCAAAAGTTTTGTGAAACAGGTACGGTATAGGTTGAGGTCCCTTTGGACGACAGGGCGGAAATTGGATTGAATACTGATTAGTCATGATCGGCTGATCCACTGGGCGGAAGAACCTTCCCTACCCCAGTCTATTGGTCAACCAACATTGCCAAAAAATATTTCTCCACTGGACTATCGCCCTTCGTTGACATTCTGCAATTGGAAATCTCCCTCTGGTCAATTCCACGTGGGAATTACAGTTTATTAGGTACTCTTGTTGTAATAGACTCAACTAGTATGCTCTGGTGCGGTGCTAACTGATCCGTTGAGGCAATCATCGTGGCGGAGGGTGTCACCCTTCAGCGCCATGACATATTACGTTATTCAGCAAAGTTAATGCATTAAACTCCAGAGATTTTGGTGGTATCCTAAATCGAGACCAGCATGCAAATAAACATCATCCGTGGGTGCGATTCCTCTCCAGCTGGGACAGTGCATCATCATACCCCGACTAATCCTCTTTTATCGATAGTCTGGATCGAGTCGCATGAGAAATTCGGGTCGGTGGCGAAGTGTTCCTTGATATGACAACCAATCGGTCTTCGGGAAGGTCCACACACTTTCCTCCCTGTAGGGTCGCGCGAGTCCGTCGGTGAACCAGTCGACGGTCGTCTTCGCCTATAGTCCACCGTGATAGGGCGATCACGATTTTGCCACAGGGGACTTGACAGCTCCACCCATATGGGAATCCTTAAAACCTCTAGGTTATGCCTCGGTCGGTGATTTAGGTTTCCGACCATACACAACATAGCGGCCAAACGGTTAGCGGAACAAGACAGCTTCCAGCACGAAGCATGTTCACCTACAAGTCAGCTAATGTATGTACTTTAGGGTCCCGGGCGTCCTTTCTGGCCCCGGATACAAGCACATTAACCTCCTCTTTCGACCAGCCTTCGAACCTTGTGAGGACCGCCATGGCACCTGCCTCGAAGCCAGTCTCCGCTTGTAGGAGGTTCCAAACCCCGATGGTTTTCTAACGCGACACTGACGTTAGATCAATACTACCCAGAGGTCGACATGGTTCCACATACATAATACGTATCCTTTGGCCAGCCTCCAACAGGAGCACGGTACTTCTCCACGTGAATTTCTGCAAACCCTGCTTCTTGGAGTCTTTCATCCAGATGCGGACCGGGGCTGGTTGTAAACCCGGCTTTGGTGAAACCACCACAAACAACTGAATAGTATTTCTAGACCGAAGTGCCTTTGATGGAGCCGTCCTCTGAGTACACGTCGACGTCCCACTCCTGAAACTTTACCCATCCCCTAGGCTTTGTGTACCTAGCGAAGTAAGTCAGGGAGCCACGTCGTGAAAGGGTAGGATGCTCAACTTGTAGGCCTGAGTCATGAGCCTCCGCCAATCCTTCACGGCTCCAGCCAAATATCGGCCATGGATGAAGTCGAATTGGTCTTCGTAAATCCAATCATCCTCGAAGTCGTCGACCAGGAACCTGGCATTGGGAGGAACACTGCGACACCATGCAATCAGCCGGGTTCAGTACGCAGAAGTCGAAGACCCACAATTGAGGCTGTATCGGACTCAAATCCATGCCAATAACCTGGAAAGATTGAACGTCAGTTCAAGAGCCGTTGCTCAATTTAATGTAAGCCAAACCTCCGCTGATGGATGGCTGTCAGCTGTTCAAGTTAGTACAAAACCTGAAGATGTGTTGATCGAGAGACTTCACCAAAATCCATTACCCGTGCCAGCGCCGAGGTCTAGCACCCGTCCTGGCGAACACTCTACAGGAGCCAGAAACAGTTTCCTATTCATCATTCCCAATAGCATCTCATGTAACATGTCAAGCCGATCGGATTCTTGTTCGTCATTGGGTCCAAGATATTCTGTCACCCCATGAGAATGCATCGACTTGCTCTATCTGGAGCAAATACTTACGGCTGTCGCGATAACCATGATAGCGTCTGCCATTTTCATAGCGATATTTAAGGGCAGACTAGGAGAGAGAGGTTGAGTAAGCTGACCTAGTACTTGTTAATAGTCTGTGTAGCAGCCCAAGAAAGAATACGCCTGACAGTTCTTGTCCGTATGAGGAGCTATTATCTATAGCCTTTATTGAGATGGTTTCAGACTATTGTCATGAATTTGAAAGTATACGGTTTGGCCTACCTCAAGATCAACTTCAATCACAGGAAGCTGATCGTTGTCATCACTATCAGCTTGAATAAATCGGGACATATCGGGGAATACTGCTAATAAGCCAACGTAATATACTTCAATTGTCTGTTGTCGGAAACTCGATGGTAGTTGACGATTGATGGAAGAATGAAAAGCTGGGACTCTACCGTATTTGTGAGAACAGCCCGCACATTTCCCTGGCTTTTTGACGAGCATAATTACCTATATTAGTGTTCCTATGGCCTGGGAAGTTCATGCGGTCTCTCTCAAACAATGAAATGACCCAGTTCGGACGGCTACACTAGCGAAGGTGAGTCCCTAACCTAACTTGGCTCACGGTCCACAAGTGGGCCAGGGTTCATCGACGATTTTCCCATTCTGAACGTTCATTGTTGATCCCCGCAACTCGTACTTCATTCAACCCTTGCTGTAGGGGTTAACATGCCACCttgatataaaataaagtcACTGGAAATATCGCTGAGCACTTATAAATATCATATATGTCTCTTTACTAAGATATCAATTAATATGTCTGCAGTACCCTGTGGTGTCAAACCAGAACCCCCTTACACTGTGGGTTGGCGTTGTACTGCTCATTCTCACGAACCTCCTAGGCCTACGTTAGTGACTAAGGATAGCTGTCGAAATTTTGCAGCTGGCAGGTTGGAAAAAGCACAGCTAAGCCCTGTTGAACGATGTCTGAAGTATCCCCCGCTTCCTGGGTTAGATAAGCCCCACAAGGTCGACCTAGAAATAATTGAGGTCGAAAAGGTGGGAGACAATCACAATTCTTAGGTGGTTATTGTTGAGGTTTTAGGACATATTCAAGGTctcagaaaaggaagaagagcagtCGCTAATCTACGATCCCCTTTAcgttgatgacgatgaagacttCCTTAACCCCTTCGCTTGTATGGACAGACATTATACCCACGAGTCTGCTGCATATATAACTCTCGCCGACCTTATGGGTGAGATGATACCCAAACCCTACGGCTCCTTTTCCGTATCTGTACCTGTCGATGAGGCCCGTACGCGTACAGTCCGGTAAATACTTCTTTAGCACATGTCGGGAAAGTCAATACTTGCTGCCGATCCACAGGACTATGACCAACTATCCCGTCAGGTTCTTCTGAAATCTGCGATAGACATAGACTTTGAAAGTCTAGTTAGTAGACGAGAGAGACATTTTGTTCACAGATTTACCTTGGAAAATATTATCCTGGTTGAGTCTGCGTCCTCGAGGGGGAAGCCGGACCTAGTCTTCCTTGACTTTAGTGGAGCTCTTTTTTGAGCGTACAAGTGACGATGCCGCAGCCGTAGTCTACAAAGCGCACCTTTTTTTTAGGTGGGGGGGGGCATATATATCGCCTCTCCTACGCTGGGCTGACCTTCTCACTGATTTCAATCAATGGGTCGACTGGCATTAGCAGGCCTGGTTAAAGCAATATTACGGCCATACGAAAGAATAAATGTTCGGTTAGGCTCGTTTCTAGAACAGTCGCTATGCGCAAAACTCCTTTGGATCCATCCAAACTTTACTGCCAAGGTACAGGATATCAAAGGGCTACTTCTGGGCGTTCAACTCCTCTTTTTAGCTGATAGTAGTGGAGATCCGATTGATTTATGTGATAACTTACTACAGTCGCAGCGTTCAGAATAAGAACTATCAGTACTGTTGCTTGAGCTTATATCCTTTGCGTCAGTGTATTCTGAGCATGAGACTCTACTTAATAGTGATATGTCTATTAATAGTTCTCTTCGGCTGCTTGCAAGAAACATGGCTAAGACAATCCGTTGATCATAGGCGCAGTATATTCCCCCAAGTGCTTCATAGGGGCCAGACATGACGCGGATGTCATACAAGAAGTTGCATATTGAGCCATTAAAATACATTTTTCAGGGCACTATTGATCCTGGGTAACTCAATACAAGCTTCCCAAAGCCCCTCCTACGCCCACTTTTGAACGTTGGCTAGTTTTCACGGAGTGCCTTTTTGACTCTCATCGCGTATCTTCTATACTGATCTATACATTCATGCTCTTCTCGTTGTTACCATGCGGAACAACGTCCTCTCGAACAGACATACCGAAGTCCCCTAATCAACCACGGGTATGCCAGCTACTTTGAAAAAGTCACTTGTGTCCTTAATAAGACCTCGCTCTAGCAAGGCTTACgcacatatatatatatatatatatatatgtaaaAATCCAACAAGTTTTGATATAGGATCTAAATGTCCTGTCTAGCTTGCGAATTCCTCTCATAAAATGTGTAGAGCTCCAAAATCGACAGTATTATATGATTAATTGGTAACTATCACCAGCGCATGTTTTAGAAGACTTGTGGGCACGGGACTTCCGCACTTCCCTTCATGGATGAAGTGCGCGCACCTTCCTTTTGTAGACCAACAGCGGGGTTGAACTCCtgtccttcctctcctctctccatctccttcatctccttcatctccttcatctccttcatctccttcatccgTCTCCTTCCAGCCTGCTTCGTTCTTGAATTCACCCTCGTCACATTCTATATCTTCACCTTCGTCTTTGTCTCGGCAATTGGGATTGGTCTCCATGGGCATCCCGGGTTTTGGTTGAAGAAAATAATCAGGTGGGTATACCCGTCCAATGATCAGTGATGAACCCTGTCATCCTTCTGAGGCTGCTGGGGGGGCGATGAAAGAGATCGCTAATCTTGTGAGGGAGGATTGGGAGCTTTCATGCAAAGCTCACTTAGTCAAGGATAACCTTTGTCCAGGCTAGCCCCATTTTCATTTGCATCTTGCAGGTATCTTGTCGCCCCAGAGCCTTGGATCCTCCCCGCTCGGCTGATTTGCCGTTGCTATGATTGTTTTCGGTGAGTCCATCCAGCCGGTCATCGTCCTGTGGGATGCAATTTTCATACAGGCTGACTAAAGTTCCTGCATCGTATAGTTCGTGCTTGCTCCCACGCagatttctctttctccccGAGACGAATTTCCTACCTGTGGCTGTACATCACGCTGGCTTAGCTGAGGGCCAAACAAAAGTATATGGCGGAGAGAAGGATTAATTGGGCAACCGATCAACATTCTGCAAATAGGATCAGTAGATGGAATAAAGTCTTCATGGGTAATTTTGTCATCCGATTTACGAATGCAGTATTCCAGCGCCAGAGTTTTAGGACTGAGCGTAGTAAAGAGGAATGGAGCGGCGGTCTTAAGCATCCGTAACGCGCTCAGGTTCCCCTACCTCTCCTATTGACCTATGAATCCCggacgaggaaggaggtTACTAGTCATGACAAGACTAGCACGATGTCGGCAATGCTGATACTAAGGTAACTCACTCGAGTATACACCTCATAATATGCAACAACTAGCGTTGCAACATCATCTCCCGCTTTGCCCCTGGGCCCCATTGAGCTGATTTTATCGAGAGGAAGAATACTAGTCGAACCAGTGAATATACCTTTCAGTAATTGACTTTGTGAGCGCATAGTTAAACTGATTTAGAAACAAGATTCGGTTCGTcggccaagaaaaaaaagcgATTGTTCCTGGTGGGGCTCGAAGGCGGGAAAAAACAATTGGTTGAGGGAattgtttttgtttgccCTGTCAGTGTTCCCACGAAGCCATCAGACCCGAGGGTCAAGGAGAATATATCCCCATACATTCTAGCATGAATATGGTTACTTCAAGCAACACCTGACAAAGAGGTGTTTCGTACCCGAATGGGGATCGAACGCGTGACAAAAGTCTTTCGGTTGTCACAGCTCCGAATTAAGTCATCAGACCATAAAATATTCCTTGTACTTTTATTTGAAAATATAGTCTCCTGTTATTCTGGCTCGACtcctccgtactccgtacctatCCTTCATTTTGAATGCGTGTGGTATCTTTGTCAACCTTCATTCCAACGTTCTTTCCCTACTGTAAGGAATCATGCCATCAATAATTGTCTTCCCACTGTGATACCGAGTGCGCTATTTATTACAGCTTATAGCGCTTTTGAATAAACTTACCCAGGTGTTAATTAACAGATACTTTAGAAATCAGCTTATCCTTATGATCTGGGCATAATGGTCCTTTACCATGCGAGGGAATAATAACCAACAGCGCTCGAATAAGCGTCTCAGCAAGGAACACTCTTGATAGACACTTTGTATTCTTGATCTAAGGATGTGCTTCTCGCAATGTCTTTGCTATAAGAAAGAGTCTACTTCTCAGCATAGATCTCTCCACTACTCGCGTCGGATTGCTATTGCTGTTCATTGCTGGTAATGACATGGCAATACATAGGTCCAGTTCATGTCAATCCTCCACAGCTGAGTATGCTCCTTGATGTATCTCTCTCCGTCCAAGTCACTCATTGTGGATCCATCGATGCGTGATCTGGTGGAGCTCCTGGTTCCTGACACGGGATAGATTGCTCCGCCTAACCACTGCACGTCGCTAACTCCAGTAGGAAAGTCGTCACGTTAAATCTCTCGAATTTTGTGGCTcaaaatcaaatcaaatcaaaaataaatcGGCGGGCCATAGTCCATCATAGGCACTCCAATGGCGGACAGGGCATGAAAATGACATGCATATAAAATTTGCACTGAAGTCTCGGCTATGACCtatcatttatttatttatattttatggACATTGAGGATTGACACGACCTCTGTATTCCGTGTACACCTTGGCTCGGCCGGTCATTCGTTGTCTGCCAGTTACAATCCGGGCTATTTTGTTGTTTGCTCAGTCACACCAGTGCCACGCAAGCTTACTCGTCACTAACCGGACCAGTCTAGGAAGACCGATCGAGAACTTCGAAGATATTCCGAGTAACGAATATTACCcacctacggagtacacacTGCGATTAGAAGAACGATCCAACATTGAGAATGTCCCCATTGGTTCTCCCCTGGACTCAAAAGACATTGTAATAAGTTAAATAACTTGTGGCTAATCCCAAAGGGCGATGGTGTAGAAGACTAGTTGATGGGTGGCTCGTGCCACATACCAATGAAATGACAAGCCCAGCTCCACTGTGGCCGTCCGCCAAACCAGATTCTGTCGATTCGAGAACCATTGGTTGACCATTCAGGATGTAACCGTGCTGCGATTCGCCCCTTACCGTGAGGTCATCCACTCGGTTTCTGCCCCcaatttttttcttttttttttttttagtagGACGTAAGGCAGACCTGGATTTGTGCTTTGGGGTTGAGGTTCCGTCGTAATGGTCCATCGACTCCAACAAAATGGCCGATAACACCTAGTTCAATGCATCGACCACTCTTGACACGCTTCATCCTCCCATTCCCATCCTCCATTCCCTTGCTTCTCACTCGTTTCAGCCTCTCACCTGTGAGAGCGCTCGTACTTCCATGATGTCCAAGAGACGGTTGTTTCGTTGGCCTGCCCCCCGAACGGTGTGTTTAGGATGTTTGGCGCTAGTCTTCACCACGCTGGTGACTATGTTCCTATACATGAGCGAGCCGTTGGACATACAACCGGGTATGTATACTTATCTCGACTCCAATCTATGTATCTCCCCATATTGAGACGGAGTTTCCCACATTCCTAATGATATCATGGCTAATGAATATCAGACCCTGAGCCCGTGAACAGTCAAGTCTTTCGCCAATTATCCGAGATCACGAACACCTACACGAATGCAAG
This window harbors:
- a CDS encoding S-adenosyl-L-methionine-dependent methyltransferase, with product MSRFIQADSDDNDQLPVIEVDLESALKYRYENGRRYHGYRDSQYLGPNDEQESDRLDMLHEMLLGMMNRKLFLAPVECSPGRVLDLGAGTAEVIGMDLSPIQPQFVPPNARFLVDDFEDDWIYEDQFDFIHGRYLAGAVKDWRRLMTQAYKYTKPRGWVKFQEWDVDKYYSVVCGGFTKAGFTTSPGPHLDERLQEAGFAEIHVEKYRAPVGGWPKDTYYKTIGVWNLLQAETGFEAGAMAVLTRFEGWSKEEVNVLVSGARKDARDPKVHTLADL